CCGGCTTGTTGGCCGCTTCGGTATTCGTCATACTGGCCGTAAGATCCGTCACCTCGGCAATGGCGACGTGTCGCGGCGTGCCATCTGTAACGCCCACCGTAAGAACGCCATCTTCCAAACCCAGCAACTTTCCGTTTATGATGGTATGGTCGCGCATCGTAACCGCGGCTACCCGAGAATCGAAATCGATTCGCTTGACCTCTCCGAGTTTCACATGGGTCACGCTGCCGTCCTTATCGGCAAATTCGAATCGCTGATTAAAAAGTGCAAGAACGCGCCCCTCGGATTTCGTGCCGTTCTGGAATTCGATCACATCCGCGCGGACGCCCAGGGTGAGTGCAATCCAGACAAGAACTGGCAGAATTTGTTTCATTGGCGGAAGCCTTTGGAGCAGGTTTCCGGCCTAATTTGCCGCTCGTTTGCAGCTTGCGCCCATACCACCTTATCGCGTACGAATAGTTAACTTATGCGCGCAAAACTCCTGCTGACGCTATCTATGATCACCCTCACTACATCAGCCTTCTCGGAGCCTTTGATTTGGCCGGAAGTTCATCCGGACCGCAGCGTGACCTTTCGTCTGAAAGCGCCGAATGCGAACTCAGTCGTGTTGCGCTACGATCTCGGAACCAACGCCCTGCAGCGGGATGAGCAGGGGATTTGGTCGGTCACTACCGAACCACTCGAACCGGACATCTACTCGTATTCCTTTCTGGTGGATGGCCTCCGCATCAACGATCCCGCCAATTCGTTTCTCAAATACAGTTTGATCGACACCGAGAGCCAGTTCCGCGTGCCCGGCCCGGCGACGTTGCCCTGGGAAATCAATGATGTGCCCCATGGCGTGATTCATCGCCATCATTACCGGTCAAAAATCTGCGACGACGAACGCGATTTGCTGGTTTACACCCCACCCGGTTACAATCCCGCCGCCCACAAAGTCTACCCGGTGCTCTATCTTCTGCATGGTTTTAGCGACGCTGAGGATGCGTGGATTGATGTGGGTCGTGCGAACGTGATTCTCGACAATCTCATCGCGCGGAAGCAGGCCAAGCCGATGGTGGTCGTGATGCCGCTGGGTTATGGCACCTTGCATATGTTGGACGGCGGCTGGGAGGCGAAACATACCGGGCCAGAATGGTGGAAACTTCGCGATGACAGCTTCACGAGATTCCATGATTCGCTCCTGACCGAGATCATGCCGACCGTGGAAAAGAATTATCGTGTCTCGACCGATCGGAAAGCTCGCGCCATCGCCGGGCTATCGATGGGCGGCGAACAATCACTGGTTTTCGGGCTCAATGGGCTCGATAATTTTGCGTGGATTGGGGCGTTCAGCTCAGGCGGTCTCAAGAACATCGATTTCGATCAGAAATTCCCCGACACGCACGGGAAGATCAATAGCCGACTCCGCTTGCTATGGATGTCCTGCGGCAAAAAGGACGAACTTTTCGATAGCAACGAGAAGCTTGAGCAGTGGCTGACGGCAAAAGGCGTCGTCCACACGTGGGTGAAGCAGCCGGGCAAACACAACTTCCTGACGTGGCGCCGGTCCCTCATCGAGTTCGTGCCGCTGCTGTTCCAGGAAAAACGGTAGCCCTTACGGCGTAAGCCGGGCGCGGTAGAACCGCTGGGGAACCGAGGCCGCGCCGGGGTCGGTGATCTGGACAATGCCGTCATTGCCCGCGAGGTTGTTAGTAACCACAGACCATGTGCCGCCCACCAAATCGGTGCAACTTTCGACGTCGTACACCTTCCCGAGAACACTGGTGAAACTCACAAGGTAGTCGACGCCGCTGGGCTGGATTGCCGTGACGTGGAAGAGTGATGCGGAATTGGTCGGGTCGGTGCCGGTAAGATATTCCTTGAGGTTATTCATACCGTCGCCATCGGGATCGCACGTGGCGCACGACGCGTAGTTCGTCGTCGCGCCTGTCGGGTCAAAGTTTGAGAAAAACTGGGCGCGCCACGTATCCAGGATGCCATCGCCAACGGAATCGCCCGAGAGCGCCTGCACGGAGTAGGCGAGGTTGGCGTCGTTGAACGTGAACCGATAAGTTCCATTGAGAGTGGCGTTGATGAGGATATTTGTGTGCGAGTTCGCCTTCCCGGTGCCGGTGAGCGGGATGCCGAACTGCGTCTGCGAACCAACATTCTCACCCCAATTCGACGTCCAGGCGCCGTTGGCGGTGAACTTGAACTGGATATTGGTCACGTTGCTGAAGCTGACGTCATATTGCCAGGTGTCATTGGCGACGAGCGACATGTTGTTGAGCGTCTGGTTCCAGCCATTGAACGTGCCGGCCAGGGTCATCGAGGCGTACGGGCTGGCCAGCACCGGTACCACGCTATACGCCAGCGTTTGATCGTTGAAGGTGAACCGGTAATTTCCGTTGAACGTGCCGCTTACCAAAATGTTCGTGGACGAATTCAGGATGGCCGTGCTGGAAATCGGCAATGTCAGGGATTGTGCTGTGCCACCCCAGTTGGTCGCCCAGGTGCCGTTGGCGGCGAACTTGAATTGGAAATTCGTAAGACTGCTAAAGCTCGTGTCGTATTGCCAGGTCCGGGCGCCGACGAGCTGCATGTTGTTGAGCGCCTGGTTCCACCCGTTAAACGTGCCGGCGACGGTCATGGAAGCGTAGGGATCGCTCGTGCTCCAGACGACGTGGACTGTTTGCGCGCCGGCGGTGTCGGTGATCTTGACCTCCAGTTTGCCATCCGGCGTCATCAACCAGCCGGGAGCCGGCGAATTGGTGTTGGCCAACTGGTTCAGCGGCGAACCGTTGAGACTCACCGCCGACACGGCGGACGGGTTGTAGACGAAAATGTTGTAGTTAGTGCGCCCCGGATTGTAGCTACCCTGGCGCGCGCCGATGGTGAAGTCCCAATTGGTCGAGGTGCGCGAGCTGGTGAACGTGGTCGAGGCGAAGACGCCGTTGGTGAAATCCCAACCCTCGCCCGCATCCTCGTACAGCGTAAAGGAAGAACTGGTCTCGGGCCAGCAGTTGAGATTGAGGTAACCCGGTGTGAACTGGTTCGCAAATTGCATCGACGGCCCCATGGGGATGATCGCGTCGGCGCGCACGAACAACGGGAGCGTGCCGAGTGGCGCATTGACGGAGACGGTGCTACCGCCACCGTACTTCGTGTTCGTGGGCCAGTAGTACCAGTTGGACGGCCACGGGAGATAAACGCTACGGGTCGTGGCGCCCTGGGTGTAGATGGGCGCCGCGAGGAGGTAATCGCCACAGAGGAAATCGAATTCGTTGAGGGAATACGTATTCGCGTCGGTGTAGTAATTGAACACGACAGGCGTATTCATCGGCGTGCCGCCGACCGCCGCGTTGCGCATCAGCGTGTAGAGATAGGGCATCAGTTGGTAGCGGAACTGGATGTTATTGCGCATCAGATTGCAGTAATTCGTGCCGTCCGCTGACGGATAATTCTGCCACGGCGTGAATCGCCACGGCTCGCGGCCCTGGTTGCCGTCGGGCCAGACGTTATCACCCTTGGAAGAATGGTTGCGGAAGAACGGCAACAACGCGCCCCATTCGTGCCAGCGGGTCAGCAATTCACCCGTGACGCTCCCCGAGAACCCGCCGAGATCATGGCCATAGGTGGCCTGACCGGAAATCATCGTGTTGATCCCCAGACGAATACAGGCCTGGGCGTAGTACCAATTGGCCACCGTGTCGCCGCTCCAACCGGCGGCGTACTGCTGGACGCCAGAGAATCCGGAGCGGGACAACACGAAAGGCCGTCGATTCGGATATTGCGTGTGCAGAATGTCGTAACTCGAAGAGGCTTGTCGGATGCTGAAATAGTTTCTCTCGTTCGACCATTGACGGCGCGTGTCGGTGTTGGAATTCCCGTAGCGACCATCCAGCCACAAGAGTCCATTGATGGGAATCTGCTGGTTGTCTTCCGGCTCGGCCAGGTCGTTCCAGATGCCGCCAAACGGGAAGGAATTTAGCCAGTTCATGACCTTGGTCTTCCAACGATTTCGCATGGCCGTGCTCGTGTAATCGAACCACGAGACGTTCCCGACGAAAATGCCGGCGGTAAACTCTGCGGAGCTATTGTTCTTGATGAAGTCGAGGTTGGTGTAAGTATCGGTGTACAACGGATCAGCGGGCTCCAGCCAGGGCTCGATCAGCGGAATGAGTTTTACTCCGAAGCTCGCCGCATTCGTCGCCATGCCGAATGGATCCGGGTAGTAGGTCGTGTTGACGGTCAACTGCTTCAGCGGGCCGATTGTATTGTGGCTCGTGTCCGTGCTGTAATTCATGTAATCGATATCGAGGTAAACTGCCTCGAGAGGGATGTTGCTGTCAGTGGCGGTGTGGGAGATGTACTGCACCCAGCCTTGGTCCCAATACGAGAAGCGCCCCAGATGGTAGCCCATCGCCCATTTCGGCAGCATCTGCGGTCGGCCGGTTACCTCGGAGTAGCGGTCAATCACGGACTTCATCGTGTGGTTGGCGTCACCGCCGAGGAAAAAATAATCCATCTGCCCGTCACCGGCCTCGAATGAGTATTGGTAGGACGACTGCGTCCCCATGCGGAACGTCGGCCGGCAGGGATTGTTGAAGAAGATGCCGTAAACGAATGCGGGTATCGCGCCATTGGCGGGCTGCACGCCGTAGAAAAAGGGCGTGTTCATGTACATCGGATTCTGTCCGTCGCCCCAATGATAGGACTGGTTGTTCCAGCAAATCATGTTCAGGCCGCGCCGGTTCGATTGCCCGGCGTATTCACCAAAGCCAAAGTACGCCTGGCTGGCGGGCATGAGCTTGGTGCACTTCAGTCTCGAAATACCCACGGGGAGTGCGGTGCCACCGGGCATCGTGTAGGTGGAATCGTATTGGATGGAATTCGTGGGGTCATCCTGCAAGAGGGTGTACCCGGCATTTCGATCCACGAAATCAACTTTCAACGGGTTCTTGTTGACGAGGACATTGAGCTGTGGCGTTTGGATGAGATAATTCGTTCCCTGGTCGGTAATGCTGGTGGCCACGGCAACCCAGTTGCTGAACGGCTTGGCGATCATCGGCTCCTCTTTGTTAGAGAGGCCCGTGTAGTGATAGTGGATCCGTACGACATCGGTCGCCCACGGGGTTACTTCCGCCGTGCCGCCATTGCTGACACTGAAGAAGTACATGCTATTGCCCGAGGTTGGATCGTTGCTCACTGTGAGGCTGGTTATTGAGCCGATCGAGGTGACGGCCGCCGTGACGGTTCGAGGGATGATGAGCAGCGTGGGGATCAGTACAAAAACGATACTGGCGGCGACATACCCTGGTCGCAGTTTCCGCAGCATCATGGCTCGAAACCTTTTTTGAACATCCCGCTCACGCCTTATCGTACCCGTCGGTAAATCGCTTTACAGAAGGTTCTACTTATAAGCCAG
This region of Verrucomicrobiia bacterium genomic DNA includes:
- a CDS encoding thioredoxin family protein produces the protein MKQILPVLVWIALTLGVRADVIEFQNGTKSEGRVLALFNQRFEFADKDGSVTHVKLGEVKRIDFDSRVAAVTMRDHTIINGKLLGLEDGVLTVGVTDGTPRHVAIAEVTDLTASMTNTEAANKPAPPPAHPKPAAASAANSRPQARGSIQPEHGKITIVDFYADWCGPCRRISPVLEKIAEENSSVVVQKVNVDKHPDLAKEYKATAIPRIIIYDKQGGEVDIVIGADEMRVRKAVEAAATS
- a CDS encoding alpha/beta hydrolase-fold protein — its product is MRAKLLLTLSMITLTTSAFSEPLIWPEVHPDRSVTFRLKAPNANSVVLRYDLGTNALQRDEQGIWSVTTEPLEPDIYSYSFLVDGLRINDPANSFLKYSLIDTESQFRVPGPATLPWEINDVPHGVIHRHHYRSKICDDERDLLVYTPPGYNPAAHKVYPVLYLLHGFSDAEDAWIDVGRANVILDNLIARKQAKPMVVVMPLGYGTLHMLDGGWEAKHTGPEWWKLRDDSFTRFHDSLLTEIMPTVEKNYRVSTDRKARAIAGLSMGGEQSLVFGLNGLDNFAWIGAFSSGGLKNIDFDQKFPDTHGKINSRLRLLWMSCGKKDELFDSNEKLEQWLTAKGVVHTWVKQPGKHNFLTWRRSLIEFVPLLFQEKR
- a CDS encoding TIM-barrel domain-containing protein, producing the protein MMLRKLRPGYVAASIVFVLIPTLLIIPRTVTAAVTSIGSITSLTVSNDPTSGNSMYFFSVSNGGTAEVTPWATDVVRIHYHYTGLSNKEEPMIAKPFSNWVAVATSITDQGTNYLIQTPQLNVLVNKNPLKVDFVDRNAGYTLLQDDPTNSIQYDSTYTMPGGTALPVGISRLKCTKLMPASQAYFGFGEYAGQSNRRGLNMICWNNQSYHWGDGQNPMYMNTPFFYGVQPANGAIPAFVYGIFFNNPCRPTFRMGTQSSYQYSFEAGDGQMDYFFLGGDANHTMKSVIDRYSEVTGRPQMLPKWAMGYHLGRFSYWDQGWVQYISHTATDSNIPLEAVYLDIDYMNYSTDTSHNTIGPLKQLTVNTTYYPDPFGMATNAASFGVKLIPLIEPWLEPADPLYTDTYTNLDFIKNNSSAEFTAGIFVGNVSWFDYTSTAMRNRWKTKVMNWLNSFPFGGIWNDLAEPEDNQQIPINGLLWLDGRYGNSNTDTRRQWSNERNYFSIRQASSSYDILHTQYPNRRPFVLSRSGFSGVQQYAAGWSGDTVANWYYAQACIRLGINTMISGQATYGHDLGGFSGSVTGELLTRWHEWGALLPFFRNHSSKGDNVWPDGNQGREPWRFTPWQNYPSADGTNYCNLMRNNIQFRYQLMPYLYTLMRNAAVGGTPMNTPVVFNYYTDANTYSLNEFDFLCGDYLLAAPIYTQGATTRSVYLPWPSNWYYWPTNTKYGGGSTVSVNAPLGTLPLFVRADAIIPMGPSMQFANQFTPGYLNLNCWPETSSSFTLYEDAGEGWDFTNGVFASTTFTSSRTSTNWDFTIGARQGSYNPGRTNYNIFVYNPSAVSAVSLNGSPLNQLANTNSPAPGWLMTPDGKLEVKITDTAGAQTVHVVWSTSDPYASMTVAGTFNGWNQALNNMQLVGARTWQYDTSFSSLTNFQFKFAANGTWATNWGGTAQSLTLPISSTAILNSSTNILVSGTFNGNYRFTFNDQTLAYSVVPVLASPYASMTLAGTFNGWNQTLNNMSLVANDTWQYDVSFSNVTNIQFKFTANGAWTSNWGENVGSQTQFGIPLTGTGKANSHTNILINATLNGTYRFTFNDANLAYSVQALSGDSVGDGILDTWRAQFFSNFDPTGATTNYASCATCDPDGDGMNNLKEYLTGTDPTNSASLFHVTAIQPSGVDYLVSFTSVLGKVYDVESCTDLVGGTWSVVTNNLAGNDGIVQITDPGAASVPQRFYRARLTP